The Psychrilyobacter piezotolerans DNA window GTGCTCAAACGGCAGTTTACGGACTCTTTGAAACTGGAAAGGAAGTCTTGCCGGTTTATGATTCAATTAATAAACCTCAGGTGCTGCTAAAAACCATTAAAGCGATGAGTAAGTAGGGGAAATTATGAAAAATGATTTGAAATAATCTTAAATTAGAAGATATTAAAACAAAAAGAGGCTTTCCCTTTTGGGTCAGCCTCTTTTGTTTACTAAATCTAGTAATTAAGTGACTAGAAAAACACATTATTTAGTAGTTGCTTCAAAGTAAAATCTACTTATGAATCCCCCTTTTTTAATATAAATTGGAGTAAATTAAAAAATTGTATTATAATAGGTTAAATAAAAACAACTCTTACGGAGGGAAAGATGTATAGGATATTAAAAGGGAAGACTTTGGCAAAATTTATAGAAAGATTAAAAGAATTGAATCCTGATATTTTAACAGATTCAGATGATACAGTATTTATAATCTTATCTGAAGAAAAAATTATAGGATATGCTGTATTGGGGAAAGATAAAGTTTTAAAGGATATATTTATAGAAGAGAGCCGGAGATATAGTTCCTCGGGGACTAAATTAATAGAATTTATTAAAAACTATCTCTCCGCTAAGGGAATAGATGAGATCTACTTGGACAGATACTTAGAAAATGCCATATTTTTTAAAAAAGTAGGGTTCAAAGAGTGGTCTGGAAATCTATATAAGATAGATGGGCTTACAGCCAGGGAAAAAAGGAAAAAAGATGGGATAAGAAGTACCCTTATATCTATTGTAATTAATATGCTTTTAGCAGGGATAAAGATATTCTTTGGAATAATCGGAAAAAGTAAAGCCCTGGTCGCTGACGGATTTCATTCTGTTTCAGATATAGTGGGGTCCATCGTAGTTTTAGTAGGGGTATATCTGGGGAACAAACCGGCAGATGAGGAGCATCCCTATGGACACGGAAAATTAGAGAGTATAGCCGGAAATATAATCGGTGTAATACTGGTGATCACTGCATACAGTTTGATTGTGGAGAATATAGGAGATTATTTCAGAGAAACTGTCCGAATAATCCCAGAGAAGATAACCTTGGTTATCGTACTGATCGCAATAGCTGTTAAATATGTATTATACAGGTATAAATATAATGTGGGGATGAGGATAAAAAATGATGCTGTTATAGCCGATGCCAGAGAGCATAAGAGTGATGTATTGTCTTCTATAGGGGTCTTGGTAGGGATACTGTTATCGATCTATGTAAACCCGATATTTGACCTTCTGCTCAGTATAGGGGTAGGGCTGATTATTGGTAAGGAAGGACTGCATATAATTTTTCAGACTTCTAATAACTTAATGGATGTACAGGATAAAAAATTAATAGAAGAGGTAGATAAATATGTGAATTCATTTGGATTTATAGAAAATACCCACGATATAAGGATGAAAACATCGGGAAATATGATCTATCTGTCACTGCACATCAGGTTAGATGGAAAGATGACCATCCATGAGGGACATGAACTGTCCGATGATATAAAATACTCCATTCTAAATAAATTTGAGGATGTAGGAGATGTAACGATCCATATGGATTGCACAATATAAATTTTAATTGAACTGAACTAATTCAAGGGCTGTTTTACGATAAATTGAAATAGAAAAAGAGATATGATATAATTTAGAAAGAATGTAAAAAAGAGTATAGGTGGGAATATGAGTATATTAAACGGGTTGAATAGCGAACAGAGAAAAGCGGCAGAAAAAATAGATGGACCGCTCTTGATCTTAGCAGGAGCAGGAAGCGGAAAGACAAGAACAGTTACATATAGGATAGCCCATATGGTGCTGGAAAAAGGAATCAGTCCATATAAGATCCTGGCTGTAACATTTACAAATAAGGCAGCCAAAGAGATGAGAGAAAGGGTAGAAAATTTAATAGGCTTAGAAGCTAAAAAAGTTATGGTATCCACATTCCATTCATTTGGAGTGAGGCTGCTCAGGGTATACGCTGCAAAATTAGGTTATGATGCCAATTTTAATATCTATGATGCAGATGATCAGAAAAAATTAGTAGGCAGATTGATGAAAGAGCTGGTGGTAACAAATAAGCAGCTGACTCCGGCCTCTGTAGTATCTAAGATATCCAAATATAAGGAAGATGGGGATGAGCCCTCAGATGTAGCTAAGGAAGTTTATAATGCCGATACAAGAGTTGTGGCAGCTGTGTATGAAAAATATGCCCAGGAGCTTATAAAAAATAATGCTATGGACTTTGCCGATCTACTCCTAAATACCAATAAACTATTGGATGACCCGGAAGTTTTGGAAAAAATACAGGGCAGGTATGAATATGTAATGGTAGACGAATACCAGGATACCAATAATATTCAATATCAGATAATAACTAAGATAGCTAAAAAGCATAAAAATATATGTGTTGTTGGGGATGAAGACCAGAGTATATACGGGTTTAGAGGAGCAAATATAAGAAATATCCTGGATTTTGAGAAGGAATATAAGGATGCCATGGTAGTGAAATTGGAGCAAAATTATAGATCTACTCAGAATATATTGGGAGCTGCAAATAGTATTATTAAATTAAATACAACTTCCAGGGGTAAAAACCTTTGGACCGAGAAGGAAAAAGGTCATTTAATTGAGATATTTTCTGCATCGGATGGAAGAGCAGAGGCAGATTATATCCTGCAGGAGATAATAAAGGGTAAAAATAACGGCAGATCCTATAAAGATTATACTGTTTTATACAGAACCAATGCACAGTCAAGGGTATTTGAGGAAGCTTTTTTAAGACATAGGATCAGCTATAAAATATTTGGCGGGATGCAGTTCTATCAGAGGGTAGAGGTAAAGGATATCCTTTCCTATATGAGGGTAATAAATAATCCCAAAGATACTGTTAGTTTATTCAGGATAATCAATGTTCCCAAAAGAAAAATCGGAGCAAAGACCATTGAAAAAATCAGGGATTTTGCCGATGAAAATGAGATCATATTTTTTGAAGCCATGGGCAGGATAGAGGAAACCGGTCTGGGGTCGGCTGTAAAAGTGACTGTGCTCAGACTGTATGAAATGTTAAAAAATATAATGGAAGAAAGTCAATTTCTAACAGCCTCAGAGATATATGATATGATCTTAGAGGGAACTAACTATATGAATTATTTAACTAGTTACGATGAAAAATTTGAAGCTAGGATGGATAATGTAAGGGAACTTCGAACTTCCATACAGGAGATGGAAGATTCGGAGCAATATGAAGGATTTATTAGTGTAGGAGAGTTTTTAGAACAGACGGCATTGGTAGCGGCTACAGATGACTTAGAGGAAGATACAGATTATGTGAAATTGATGACGATCCATAACTCCAAGGGATTGGAATTTCCAATAGTTTTCCTGGTGGGGATGGAGGATGAATTATTTCCAAGTGCTAAGGCTGATTTTTCCGATGATGATTTAGAGGAAGAGAGAAGACTCTGCTACGTGGCTATAACACGTGCCGAGGAAAAATTACATATCTCCCATGCATCTGAAAGGATGGTATATGGAAGGATCTCATATATGAGGGATCCCTCCAGGTTTTTAAAGGAGATAGATGACAGGTATGTGGATTATATAAATAAAGCAAAGGTTACTCCTAAAAAGAAAGAAAGTAAATTAGGAGGATTAAACTTAATAACAAAGGCAGACTTTAAGGTGGATGAAAAATCACCGTTTAAAATTGGTGAAAAGGTAACCCATAAAAAGTTTGGTACGGGGATTATAAAGGATGTAGAAGCAGGTAAAAGACTAGTAATCAGGTTTAGAGATGGGGATAAAAAATTACCCCTGGTTCTAGCTGAAAAGTTTTTGGTCAAAGAATAGGGAGATTAACTATGAGAAGGAAAACCATTGCAAAAGAGATAAGTTATGAGGGGATAGGTCTTCATAAGGGTGAATTGATAAAGATAAAACTAATCCCAGTTACGGAAAAAACCGGGATTATATTTAAAAGGGTAGATCTAAAAGAGGGAGAGAATGAGGTAATAATGGACCTGGAAAATACCTTTGATCTGACCCGTGGAACAAATTTAAAAAATAAATATGAGGCTAAAATTCATACTATCGAGCATTTTTTATCGGTACTATCGATATTTGAAATAACAGATTTAATGATAGAGATCGATGGGAATGAACTGCCCATTGGAGATGGAAGTGCCAAAATATTCGGGGAATTAATAAGGGATACAGGAACCTTTGATTTGGATTCTGAGATAGAAGAGTTAATAATAACCGAGCCGGTACACCTGACTCGTGGGGACAAGCATATTGTGGCATTGCCCCATGATGGATTTAAGATAACTTATACCATAAAATTTGATCATACATTCTTAAAAACACAGATGTTGGAAATAGATCTGAGCAAAGAGAATTATCTGGAGGAGATAGCACCAGCCAGAACTTTTGGATTTGACTATGAGGTGGAATATCTGAGAAAAAATAACCTGGCCTTAGGCGGGACTCTGGAGAACGCCATAGTAATTAACAAAGATGGTGTGGATAATCCCAGTGGTCTTAGGTTTGAGGATGAATTTGTAAGGCATAAAATTTTGGATATAATAGGTGATCTGAAAGTAATGAACAGGCCTATAAAAGGTCATATAATCGCCATAAAAGCAGGACATGCACTGGATATAGAATTTGCAAAATTATTAACTAAAAACTAGGAGTGATTAAAAGATGATGAATATAGCTGAAATAAAAAAAAGAATACCACATAGATACCCGTTTTTATTGGTAGACAGAGTTACAAAAATTGGAGAAACTACTTTGGAAGCCTACAAAAATGTAAGTGTAAATGAGGAGTTTTTCAATGGACATTTCCCTGATTTCCCAATTATGCCAGGAGTAT harbors:
- a CDS encoding GNAT family N-acetyltransferase; its protein translation is MYRILKGKTLAKFIERLKELNPDILTDSDDTVFIILSEEKIIGYAVLGKDKVLKDIFIEESRRYSSSGTKLIEFIKNYLSAKGIDEIYLDRYLENAIFFKKVGFKEWSGNLYKIDGLTAREKRKKDGIRSTLISIVINMLLAGIKIFFGIIGKSKALVADGFHSVSDIVGSIVVLVGVYLGNKPADEEHPYGHGKLESIAGNIIGVILVITAYSLIVENIGDYFRETVRIIPEKITLVIVLIAIAVKYVLYRYKYNVGMRIKNDAVIADAREHKSDVLSSIGVLVGILLSIYVNPIFDLLLSIGVGLIIGKEGLHIIFQTSNNLMDVQDKKLIEEVDKYVNSFGFIENTHDIRMKTSGNMIYLSLHIRLDGKMTIHEGHELSDDIKYSILNKFEDVGDVTIHMDCTI
- a CDS encoding ATP-dependent helicase, translating into MSILNGLNSEQRKAAEKIDGPLLILAGAGSGKTRTVTYRIAHMVLEKGISPYKILAVTFTNKAAKEMRERVENLIGLEAKKVMVSTFHSFGVRLLRVYAAKLGYDANFNIYDADDQKKLVGRLMKELVVTNKQLTPASVVSKISKYKEDGDEPSDVAKEVYNADTRVVAAVYEKYAQELIKNNAMDFADLLLNTNKLLDDPEVLEKIQGRYEYVMVDEYQDTNNIQYQIITKIAKKHKNICVVGDEDQSIYGFRGANIRNILDFEKEYKDAMVVKLEQNYRSTQNILGAANSIIKLNTTSRGKNLWTEKEKGHLIEIFSASDGRAEADYILQEIIKGKNNGRSYKDYTVLYRTNAQSRVFEEAFLRHRISYKIFGGMQFYQRVEVKDILSYMRVINNPKDTVSLFRIINVPKRKIGAKTIEKIRDFADENEIIFFEAMGRIEETGLGSAVKVTVLRLYEMLKNIMEESQFLTASEIYDMILEGTNYMNYLTSYDEKFEARMDNVRELRTSIQEMEDSEQYEGFISVGEFLEQTALVAATDDLEEDTDYVKLMTIHNSKGLEFPIVFLVGMEDELFPSAKADFSDDDLEEERRLCYVAITRAEEKLHISHASERMVYGRISYMRDPSRFLKEIDDRYVDYINKAKVTPKKKESKLGGLNLITKADFKVDEKSPFKIGEKVTHKKFGTGIIKDVEAGKRLVIRFRDGDKKLPLVLAEKFLVKE
- the lpxC gene encoding UDP-3-O-acyl-N-acetylglucosamine deacetylase, with translation MRRKTIAKEISYEGIGLHKGELIKIKLIPVTEKTGIIFKRVDLKEGENEVIMDLENTFDLTRGTNLKNKYEAKIHTIEHFLSVLSIFEITDLMIEIDGNELPIGDGSAKIFGELIRDTGTFDLDSEIEELIITEPVHLTRGDKHIVALPHDGFKITYTIKFDHTFLKTQMLEIDLSKENYLEEIAPARTFGFDYEVEYLRKNNLALGGTLENAIVINKDGVDNPSGLRFEDEFVRHKILDIIGDLKVMNRPIKGHIIAIKAGHALDIEFAKLLTKN